The following proteins come from a genomic window of Paenibacillus spongiae:
- a CDS encoding beta-galactosidase, which yields MKKKASILLTTAIAATLLFGQNASVAEKQTIPPRPDGPVQRMDVSFPIGVFWIQPASQITDESMEEIKDMNVNFLVPHNGTNSFPTHDRVMDFAEAHDLKVMMFDERFNYQFTNKSGPLSEEVLAAPQDIVNHYKGRPGLLGYNIIDEPTGYDSIDNAAQVQELFRSFDPEHMTFVNLTGYWENYNHTGYMKDVNGEYARPDATLGQTFRTQPGEHEITSIQVWLDFNQFKDDEKLTMSIWDSPEKQKLIDSSTLTAESARLFTTFTFDARVKESTDYYWEIIHEGGGDNAVGWIVRSKDGEDWYPQGTGSLNGAALESDFFFFVNSSFYENYVSQWASKNPDMLSFDTYPFSVNGGIEPHTYRTLEIVRRQALKHNLDLWSYMQTVGIDVLREPNEGEMRYNLYTHLAYGVKGIIYFTYGTPPIPGFHDGLLNSNNEKTEKYYYAKQNNAELLQLGETLKQLTSVAVYHTGSTIPDATNRLPAKSAVQPVDSSEPYIISYFEHQNGDPHVMIVNRDYDNAREGTFTFKHKPKWIQEISKISGDAVETAYSLKTGQLTLSFKQGEGILLKLPSNYKLD from the coding sequence ATGAAGAAAAAGGCGAGTATTCTGCTCACCACTGCCATTGCAGCTACGCTGCTTTTTGGGCAAAATGCATCTGTAGCGGAGAAGCAGACGATCCCACCAAGACCCGATGGTCCGGTACAGCGGATGGATGTCTCGTTCCCGATCGGGGTATTCTGGATTCAGCCGGCCAGTCAGATTACCGATGAAAGTATGGAAGAAATTAAGGATATGAATGTCAATTTTCTGGTCCCGCATAATGGAACGAACAGCTTCCCGACGCATGATCGCGTGATGGATTTTGCTGAAGCGCATGATTTGAAGGTGATGATGTTCGACGAACGATTTAATTATCAATTCACGAACAAGAGCGGCCCTCTATCCGAAGAGGTCCTTGCCGCTCCTCAGGACATTGTCAACCATTATAAAGGCCGGCCGGGTTTGCTGGGATACAATATCATCGACGAACCGACCGGCTATGACTCGATCGATAATGCGGCACAGGTGCAGGAACTATTCAGGTCGTTTGATCCTGAGCATATGACCTTCGTCAATCTTACCGGTTATTGGGAAAATTATAATCATACCGGATATATGAAAGACGTAAACGGGGAATACGCGAGACCAGACGCCACACTTGGTCAAACCTTCCGGACGCAGCCAGGCGAGCATGAAATTACGTCTATTCAAGTATGGCTGGATTTCAACCAATTCAAGGATGACGAGAAACTAACGATGAGCATCTGGGATTCCCCGGAGAAGCAGAAGCTGATCGATAGCAGCACGCTTACGGCGGAATCGGCCCGGCTGTTCACAACGTTCACGTTCGATGCGAGGGTGAAGGAGAGTACGGATTATTATTGGGAAATCATTCATGAAGGCGGAGGAGACAATGCCGTCGGCTGGATCGTACGTTCGAAGGATGGAGAGGATTGGTACCCGCAGGGAACAGGCTCTTTGAACGGGGCTGCCTTGGAATCGGATTTCTTCTTCTTCGTCAATTCTTCGTTCTATGAGAACTATGTCTCCCAATGGGCGAGCAAAAACCCGGATATGCTGAGCTTCGACACTTATCCGTTCAGTGTTAACGGCGGTATTGAACCGCATACCTATCGAACCTTGGAAATCGTACGCCGCCAAGCCTTGAAGCATAATCTGGACTTATGGTCTTATATGCAAACGGTCGGGATCGATGTGCTGCGCGAGCCGAATGAAGGCGAGATGAGGTACAATCTGTATACCCATTTGGCCTATGGGGTCAAAGGAATCATCTACTTCACTTACGGCACGCCGCCAATTCCCGGTTTCCATGACGGTCTGCTCAACTCGAATAATGAGAAAACAGAGAAGTATTACTATGCAAAGCAGAATAACGCGGAGCTGCTGCAGCTGGGCGAAACGTTGAAGCAATTGACTTCGGTTGCGGTTTACCATACCGGAAGCACGATCCCGGACGCAACGAACCGTCTTCCTGCCAAATCGGCCGTCCAGCCCGTTGACAGCAGCGAACCTTATATCATCTCTTATTTCGAGCATCAGAACGGGGATCCTCATGTGATGATCGTGAATCGAGATTACGACAATGCCCGGGAAGGTACATTCACATTCAAGCATAAGCCGAAATGGATTCAAGAGATTTCGAAAATAAGCGGTGATGCCGTTGAGACGGCTTATAGTCTAAAAACCGGCCAGCTGACCCTATCCTTCAAGCAAGGGGAAGGCATCCTGCTGAAGCTGCCTTCAAATTACAAACTCGATTAA
- a CDS encoding DinB family protein: MDKLAEMLFKTRERLLHEVSSLSFDDFNRRVEMNKWSIAQVCHHLYITEKLFAKAIAFGLAQKNPAEKEHIPVHFVSDRSNKIHAPKISEPGSEPFQVLQIVQLLSDSRIKLMDVLRTIDDKSVLKTIAVEHLVFGYLPLDQWVELLYLHEQRHIEQIKDLKAMC, encoded by the coding sequence ATGGATAAATTAGCAGAGATGTTATTTAAAACGAGAGAGCGGTTGTTACATGAGGTTTCCTCTTTAAGTTTTGATGATTTCAATCGACGGGTTGAGATGAATAAATGGAGCATAGCGCAGGTCTGTCATCATTTGTATATTACTGAAAAGTTGTTCGCAAAAGCCATCGCGTTTGGGCTTGCACAAAAGAATCCAGCTGAAAAAGAACACATACCGGTTCATTTTGTGTCAGATCGGTCCAACAAGATTCATGCGCCTAAGATTTCAGAACCAGGTTCCGAACCCTTTCAAGTGCTGCAAATCGTTCAACTATTAAGCGATTCAAGAATTAAATTAATGGACGTACTTCGTACTATTGATGATAAGTCCGTTTTAAAGACAATAGCAGTAGAACATCTTGTTTTCGGTTACCTGCCATTAGATCAATGGGTTGAACTATTGTATTTACACGAGCAACGACATATCGAGCAAATAAAAGATCTGAAAGCAATGTGCTAG
- a CDS encoding phosphotransferase enzyme family protein, with the protein MYENLIKDLLLDQYSVDAEQIEFLSHSGKMVYKVYGTNKKAYVFDIYVTRETEGSTANDDNAKYNTPAAIASEVRILTTLNEKYPELKSPSPIKNKDGLFLSSITVNGTSAQCLLRDFIAGIELVKGSEQYVSQAYKAGVAAAKLHQCSNLYLQSEYSNRPVHKQQYVRNIIHTIQLGIDIGTITTAQYAIVKEALTFIIRRMDEMDQNAYYTGIVHTDLRDANFLYDGENVIPIDFGRCVYGYLLYDLGEMCAHMGGDDSNILVQMITGYHSIRKLSHYDIVTIEAFEMLFILSVIAEFILQKDNPYVFDTLRRLTEKGLVHLLSSEPVIPSIRSVIY; encoded by the coding sequence ATGTACGAGAACCTAATTAAGGATCTATTACTGGATCAATATTCAGTGGATGCTGAACAAATTGAGTTCCTATCACACAGCGGCAAAATGGTTTATAAGGTTTATGGTACAAATAAGAAAGCGTACGTCTTTGATATATATGTAACAAGAGAAACAGAAGGCAGCACAGCAAATGATGATAACGCTAAATACAATACTCCTGCAGCTATCGCATCTGAAGTGCGCATATTAACTACACTGAACGAGAAGTACCCTGAACTAAAATCTCCATCCCCCATCAAAAACAAAGATGGCCTATTCCTATCTTCGATTACGGTTAATGGAACAAGTGCACAATGCTTGTTAAGAGATTTTATAGCCGGAATTGAACTGGTAAAAGGCTCCGAACAGTATGTAAGCCAAGCCTACAAAGCAGGCGTAGCAGCTGCTAAGCTGCATCAATGCTCCAATCTGTACTTGCAGAGTGAATACAGCAACAGACCGGTTCATAAGCAGCAATATGTACGAAACATAATACATACCATACAGCTAGGTATTGATATCGGTACGATTACAACCGCTCAATATGCTATCGTCAAGGAAGCGTTGACGTTCATCATTCGAAGAATGGACGAGATGGATCAGAACGCTTATTACACCGGAATCGTACATACGGATTTGCGTGACGCTAACTTTTTATATGATGGGGAGAACGTGATTCCGATTGATTTTGGAAGATGTGTCTATGGCTACCTTCTTTATGACTTGGGAGAAATGTGCGCGCATATGGGAGGTGACGACAGCAACATACTCGTACAAATGATTACAGGCTATCACTCTATACGCAAGCTTAGTCATTATGATATCGTCACCATTGAAGCATTCGAAATGCTATTTATATTGAGCGTTATTGCGGAATTCATCTTACAGAAGGACAATCCATACGTATTCGATACGTTGAGAAGATTAACCGAGAAGGGTCTCGTACACCTGCTTTCCAGTGAACCGGTTATTCCAAGCATTAGAAGTGTTATTTACTAA
- a CDS encoding mandelate racemase/muconate lactonizing enzyme family protein, which yields MKITSIDSFTVKLADTQPDDHRITRLGITRIRTDEGITGYGFQGTDETALEKRVRPILIGANPLDIEQHWHTEALYRVAGVEHALWDIAGKAAGLPVRTLLGSTRERIPYYLTCVWAGAADQSHVSIKDQADQLVRYYEMGHNRFKIRGWRPDPLDDVRVLAEVKEQLGDVDGLELMIDRTAHHPGWFWTYEQGLQVARAMESIGATWLEEPFAREDIESYRRLRDEVDIPITGGEFGYEMHHFKEYVAAGAVDIIQPDGAHSGGIMTCRKVGTLAEAFDISCILHGTMGPHLAASLQAAGAIASCRVMEVCIVRPPFTPQEMWEPVNRILKSDSLFTLKDGYIELPKGPGLGVDIDEEALEAYRI from the coding sequence ATGAAAATTACTTCAATCGATTCGTTTACAGTCAAGCTGGCTGACACACAGCCGGATGACCATCGCATTACCAGACTGGGAATTACTCGCATCCGAACGGATGAAGGCATTACCGGCTACGGGTTTCAAGGAACAGACGAGACTGCTCTTGAGAAGCGGGTCAGGCCGATCCTCATCGGTGCGAATCCGCTCGATATCGAGCAGCATTGGCATACCGAGGCGCTGTACCGGGTCGCCGGCGTTGAACATGCGTTATGGGACATCGCCGGCAAAGCGGCCGGTCTTCCGGTAAGAACGCTGCTCGGCAGCACGCGGGAACGTATCCCGTATTATCTGACATGCGTATGGGCAGGCGCGGCGGATCAATCTCATGTGAGCATCAAGGATCAAGCCGATCAGCTGGTCAGATATTACGAGATGGGGCATAACCGTTTCAAAATCCGCGGCTGGCGGCCCGATCCGCTGGACGACGTTAGAGTGCTGGCGGAAGTGAAGGAACAATTAGGCGATGTTGATGGCCTTGAGCTCATGATTGACCGTACGGCTCATCATCCGGGCTGGTTCTGGACTTATGAGCAGGGTCTGCAGGTAGCCCGGGCGATGGAGTCCATCGGCGCGACCTGGCTCGAAGAGCCGTTCGCCCGGGAGGATATCGAATCGTACCGCAGACTGCGGGATGAAGTTGACATTCCGATTACCGGCGGCGAATTCGGCTATGAGATGCATCACTTCAAAGAGTACGTGGCGGCAGGCGCCGTTGATATCATTCAGCCGGACGGCGCGCACAGCGGCGGGATTATGACCTGCCGCAAGGTCGGCACGCTTGCCGAGGCGTTCGACATCTCGTGTATCTTGCACGGCACGATGGGACCGCACTTGGCTGCTTCCTTGCAAGCCGCGGGTGCCATAGCGAGCTGCCGCGTGATGGAGGTATGCATCGTTCGGCCGCCGTTCACGCCGCAGGAGATGTGGGAGCCGGTGAATCGGATCTTGAAGTCGGATTCCTTGTTCACGCTGAAGGATGGATACATCGAGCTGCCGAAAGGCCCGGGGCTTGGCGTCGATATCGATGAGGAAGCGCTGGAAGCGTACAGAATATAG
- a CDS encoding NUDIX domain-containing protein, with the protein MGKPLLRAEGIIVDDRNMKVLVQCDAEESFYRFPGGAVEFRETAAHAIIRELMEEFDLPVEVGRLAVVNESIVEYDGIQRHDCTLLHWCSLIDEWEDTDAIWHSEHPDIKLVWRTFEQLESRPVYPEGIVDTISKVRPNTIDHLVTIITY; encoded by the coding sequence ATGGGTAAACCTTTATTGCGGGCGGAAGGCATTATTGTGGATGACCGTAACATGAAAGTGCTCGTACAATGTGATGCAGAAGAATCGTTCTACCGTTTTCCGGGCGGTGCCGTGGAATTCAGGGAGACGGCCGCTCATGCGATTATAAGGGAGCTTATGGAGGAATTCGATCTGCCTGTCGAGGTGGGCAGGCTGGCTGTCGTTAATGAAAGCATCGTCGAATACGACGGCATACAGCGGCATGACTGTACGCTTCTCCATTGGTGCTCGCTCATTGACGAATGGGAAGATACGGACGCCATATGGCATAGTGAACATCCGGATATTAAATTGGTGTGGCGTACATTCGAACAGCTGGAATCTCGGCCCGTCTATCCCGAAGGCATCGTGGACACGATATCGAAGGTTCGGCCGAACACAATCGATCATCTGGTAACCATTATAACTTATTGA
- a CDS encoding helix-turn-helix transcriptional regulator, protein MPEDISYTAEEISKLLKISKLTVYDLIKKGELPSYRVGKQMRVDAADLQAYKLRNKGGSHAQSAQEPPVYPSPSPAAVHHGIRSLVITGQDMSLDILAKHLENRTPGLRPLRSHAGSLDSLISMYKGESDIVSTHLLDGDTGEYNLPYIRRLLVGSSYLVVNLLSRYAGFYVAPGNPLNIKGWSDLSRHGLRIVNREKGSGARVLLDEQLRLHGIKPSHLTGYDHVQTNHLSIAAQVALGEADIGVGIEKTASIVNQIGFIPLIKERYDLVMIKNRENQAWINELLHIVQSDAFKQELEAMAGYDLSLTGRILYES, encoded by the coding sequence ATGCCAGAGGACATTTCCTATACAGCAGAAGAAATATCGAAGCTATTAAAGATTTCCAAGCTTACCGTTTATGACCTGATTAAGAAAGGCGAGCTTCCTTCCTATCGGGTAGGCAAGCAAATGCGTGTGGACGCCGCGGATCTCCAAGCGTATAAGCTAAGAAATAAGGGGGGCTCTCACGCACAGTCTGCGCAGGAGCCGCCAGTTTATCCTTCCCCATCCCCTGCGGCTGTCCATCATGGGATTCGCTCCCTTGTGATTACAGGCCAAGACATGAGTCTCGATATATTAGCCAAGCATCTGGAGAACAGAACGCCCGGCCTGCGTCCGCTGCGATCCCATGCCGGCAGTCTCGATAGTCTGATCAGCATGTATAAAGGTGAATCCGATATCGTTAGCACACATCTGCTGGATGGCGATACCGGCGAGTATAACCTTCCGTATATCCGCAGGCTGCTGGTCGGCTCCTCCTATTTGGTCGTTAATTTATTATCCAGATATGCGGGCTTCTATGTTGCGCCCGGCAACCCGCTCAACATCAAAGGCTGGTCGGATCTGAGCCGCCATGGCTTGCGTATCGTCAACCGCGAGAAAGGCTCCGGCGCCCGTGTCTTGCTCGACGAACAGCTTCGTCTTCACGGAATCAAGCCCTCTCATCTTACCGGCTATGACCATGTACAGACGAACCATCTCTCGATAGCCGCCCAGGTTGCATTGGGCGAAGCTGATATTGGAGTCGGTATTGAGAAAACGGCTTCGATCGTGAATCAGATCGGGTTCATTCCTTTAATCAAGGAACGATATGATCTTGTCATGATCAAGAACCGAGAGAATCAGGCATGGATTAACGAGCTGCTGCATATCGTGCAGTCGGACGCATTCAAGCAAGAGCTCGAGGCAATGGCAGGCTACGATCTGTCGCTTACAGGCCGCATTTTGTATGAAAGCTGA
- the modA gene encoding molybdate ABC transporter substrate-binding protein, producing MLRIVKTRYALIGIIMLLSVLLSACGNSEPQAGADSNKPPAASQGDDSSEEAVELTISAAASLTDAMNEIKTMYESKNKNIKLAFNLGASGALQQQIEQGAPVDLFLSAATKNMKALVDKQLIDASQQRNWLSNELVAVVPVDGKLSIASEQDLKQEELNKIAIGIPESVPAGNYAKEALTYAKLWDSLQSKMVQAKDVRQVLQYVETGNVDIGFVYKTDALTSSKVKVAFNVDPSSYSPVNYPMGIVKATKHMKEAEQFYDYLQTEEALNVFIQYGFSVPQ from the coding sequence TTGTTAAGAATAGTTAAAACTAGATATGCATTAATTGGGATCATCATGTTGCTGTCTGTTCTATTGAGTGCATGCGGAAATTCGGAACCGCAGGCGGGGGCGGATTCCAACAAACCGCCAGCTGCTTCGCAAGGAGATGATTCATCTGAAGAAGCCGTCGAACTGACGATCTCCGCTGCCGCGAGTTTGACTGACGCCATGAATGAGATTAAGACGATGTACGAATCGAAGAATAAGAACATCAAGCTGGCTTTCAATTTAGGGGCGTCAGGCGCGTTACAGCAGCAAATTGAACAAGGCGCACCCGTTGATCTGTTTTTATCGGCTGCCACCAAGAATATGAAAGCGTTGGTGGACAAGCAGCTGATCGATGCCAGCCAGCAGCGGAACTGGTTATCGAATGAGCTTGTCGCCGTTGTTCCTGTCGACGGAAAACTGAGCATAGCAAGCGAGCAGGACTTGAAGCAAGAGGAACTGAACAAGATCGCGATCGGAATTCCGGAGAGTGTTCCGGCGGGCAACTATGCCAAGGAAGCACTTACGTATGCCAAGTTGTGGGATAGTCTGCAAAGTAAGATGGTACAAGCCAAGGATGTTCGGCAAGTACTCCAATATGTAGAGACAGGCAATGTGGATATCGGGTTCGTCTACAAAACGGATGCGTTAACGTCATCGAAAGTGAAAGTGGCGTTCAACGTTGATCCTAGCAGTTATTCGCCTGTGAATTATCCGATGGGTATTGTGAAAGCAACCAAGCATATGAAAGAAGCCGAACAGTTCTATGACTACCTTCAAACGGAAGAAGCGCTCAACGTATTTATCCAATACGGATTCTCCGTTCCACAATAA
- a CDS encoding serine hydrolase domain-containing protein translates to MMNTNEQMIAHLEHILSEYVQFEAMPGLAVGIVKDNQVLYTQGFGVRNIQTGDPVDKNTLFHQASISKTAVGTGIMQLVERGMIDLDATVTTYLPYFIMADERFRLITVRQLLNHTSGMPDEDDYEWDRPQYDDLSLERYVRSISSRSLLRDPGEHFFYSNISYEILGDIIAKVTGMSFEQYMKKFIIEPSGMRSSTFFKHEADEHLATPHVLRVENGYGGGISEIFPYNRAHGPSSTLYANAEDMCRYAIVHLNRGFTPEGQTILSPQSYDEMWKPNDFTGHGDESSAIGLSWFIGEYKGFRIVSHSGMDTGFQSKLILLPDTGIAVAVMTNCDYVWLNSVYTAILDSLLGLYPPSIKRSLAHHLSKITTASGVDSALKAFNRLQDNGLERYYVWEDEFVCTANMLFDQGNREDAIRLLELTVLLFPESSTPHNRLQQLLTES, encoded by the coding sequence ATGATGAACACGAACGAGCAAATGATTGCACATTTGGAGCACATTTTATCAGAATATGTTCAATTTGAGGCAATGCCGGGTTTAGCAGTAGGTATCGTTAAGGATAACCAGGTGCTGTATACCCAAGGCTTCGGCGTCAGAAACATCCAAACCGGAGATCCGGTTGACAAGAATACGCTTTTCCACCAAGCATCCATATCCAAGACGGCAGTCGGAACAGGTATCATGCAGTTGGTTGAACGCGGGATGATAGATCTGGATGCCACAGTCACGACTTACCTTCCCTACTTCATCATGGCGGATGAGAGGTTCCGGCTTATTACGGTACGACAGCTTCTGAATCACACATCCGGAATGCCGGATGAAGATGATTATGAATGGGATCGCCCGCAATATGACGATCTTAGCCTGGAGAGGTATGTGAGAAGTATCAGCAGCCGCAGCCTGCTGCGCGATCCAGGCGAACACTTCTTTTATAGTAATATCAGCTATGAGATTCTGGGAGATATCATTGCGAAAGTAACGGGTATGAGCTTTGAGCAATATATGAAGAAATTTATCATTGAACCGTCAGGGATGCGAAGCAGCACCTTCTTCAAGCATGAAGCAGATGAACATCTGGCGACACCACATGTTCTCCGTGTAGAGAATGGATACGGCGGTGGCATTAGCGAGATCTTCCCCTATAACCGCGCACATGGCCCAAGCTCCACGTTGTACGCGAACGCCGAAGATATGTGCCGCTATGCGATCGTACATTTAAATCGCGGCTTTACTCCTGAAGGTCAGACTATTCTGAGTCCGCAAAGCTATGACGAGATGTGGAAACCGAATGACTTTACCGGACATGGCGACGAATCGTCCGCCATAGGACTGTCTTGGTTTATTGGCGAGTACAAAGGCTTCCGGATCGTCTCGCATTCTGGCATGGACACGGGTTTTCAGAGCAAGTTGATTCTGCTGCCCGATACGGGAATTGCCGTGGCCGTGATGACGAATTGTGATTATGTCTGGCTTAACAGCGTTTATACTGCAATTCTCGATAGTTTGTTGGGATTATATCCGCCTTCTATTAAACGCTCCCTGGCTCACCACCTGTCGAAGATTACAACCGCTAGCGGGGTCGATTCTGCACTGAAGGCGTTTAACCGATTACAGGATAACGGACTCGAACGTTATTACGTATGGGAAGATGAGTTTGTCTGCACCGCTAATATGTTGTTCGATCAAGGGAACCGCGAGGATGCGATTAGACTACTGGAATTAACGGTTCTACTATTCCCGGAATCTTCAACACCTCATAATCGTCTGCAACAATTATTGACTGAGAGTTAA
- a CDS encoding acetylglutamate kinase produces the protein MALNQAFRMLWEQHVAWTRMLIISIAEGLQDESAVTERLLQNPSDMAAVFRHYYGDQIASRFNQLMREHLLLADQLVKAAKAGDEQAAADAEKKWYANADEIAAFLASINPYYSESALRNMLYDHLRMTKEEAVLRISKKYPSDIEKYNQIEKQALEMADAFTDGIVKQFPAMFRI, from the coding sequence ATGGCATTAAATCAGGCATTCCGGATGCTGTGGGAGCAGCATGTTGCATGGACCAGGATGTTGATTATCAGCATAGCAGAAGGACTGCAGGATGAAAGTGCCGTCACGGAACGGCTGTTGCAGAATCCGTCGGATATGGCTGCGGTATTCCGACATTATTATGGCGATCAGATTGCATCGCGATTTAATCAATTAATGCGGGAGCATCTCTTACTTGCAGATCAACTTGTTAAAGCGGCGAAGGCTGGAGATGAGCAGGCAGCTGCTGATGCGGAGAAAAAGTGGTACGCCAACGCGGATGAAATCGCAGCTTTCTTGGCCAGCATCAATCCTTATTATTCGGAGTCAGCTCTAAGGAACATGCTGTATGATCATCTGCGAATGACCAAAGAAGAAGCAGTGCTCAGAATCTCTAAGAAATATCCCTCCGACATCGAGAAGTATAATCAGATTGAGAAGCAGGCATTGGAAATGGCGGATGCATTTACAGACGGGATCGTGAAACAGTTTCCTGCCATGTTCCGCATTTAA
- a CDS encoding helix-turn-helix transcriptional regulator: protein MHGNRPMDSFGNYLANIQTGILVSSYGELGAAWSYPNVKDDFNRLYFMVDGRCRIRVNGLQLTPSAGHLILLPAGADISAESYNGERFAKYFCHFTAAIGGSRLFDLLHTSRSIEVRDTSLIEEQFQELNRHFSGTGITSALRAKTALNLLLCYFIENNPTVTLHEYSHPSIQRMTHVLEYIDKHLADKLTVEDLAKLVHFHPHYFIPMFRTMMGCSPMQYIAKLRFERAATLLLSTKLNMNEIADYVGIHPEYFTKFFKHHGGVSPTEFRNCKFN, encoded by the coding sequence ATGCACGGGAATCGGCCAATGGACAGCTTCGGGAACTATCTCGCTAATATTCAGACAGGTATCCTCGTCTCATCTTACGGTGAGCTTGGTGCAGCATGGTCTTATCCGAATGTGAAGGACGACTTCAACCGTCTCTATTTCATGGTCGACGGTCGATGTCGGATCAGGGTCAATGGCTTACAGCTCACCCCTTCAGCCGGTCATCTGATCTTATTGCCGGCCGGAGCCGATATCTCCGCCGAATCTTATAACGGAGAGCGCTTTGCCAAATACTTTTGCCATTTTACCGCAGCGATCGGCGGAAGCCGGCTGTTTGATCTCCTTCATACGTCGCGATCGATCGAGGTCCGCGATACATCATTAATAGAGGAGCAGTTTCAAGAGCTTAATCGTCACTTTTCGGGTACCGGAATCACATCTGCGCTGCGTGCCAAGACAGCTCTGAATCTGCTGCTTTGTTATTTTATCGAGAACAATCCCACGGTCACGCTGCATGAATACAGCCACCCTTCCATTCAAAGAATGACACACGTGCTGGAATACATCGATAAGCATCTCGCCGATAAATTAACGGTTGAGGATCTGGCCAAGCTGGTTCATTTTCACCCTCATTATTTCATTCCGATGTTTCGAACGATGATGGGCTGCTCACCTATGCAGTATATCGCTAAGCTAAGATTCGAAAGAGCGGCAACCCTGCTGCTGTCAACGAAGCTGAATATGAACGAAATTGCCGACTATGTCGGGATTCATCCGGAATATTTCACTAAATTTTTCAAGCATCATGGCGGCGTAAGCCCCACTGAATTTCGTAATTGCAAATTTAATTAA
- a CDS encoding Gfo/Idh/MocA family protein, with product MTTIRPVRLAVIGGNRGFLYTKSIDFLEEKLELAAICDLNEEVLSRWKEKYPNIKTIADYNQVLEDPAIDAVFLATPMMLHARQAIAAMKAGKHVLCEVAAAHTLEECWEIVETAEQTGMIYMMAENFCYFRLNMMIRNMTEQKIFGDLTHAECGYIHDLRSATHAPDGSLTWRGEMLRDYNGNNYPTHSLGPVAQWLGIHRGDAFDYMMTIVSKPSSQSGYFAELFGTEHPGADPAYWKQGDSSLTLIRTKQGAVIYLRNDFTSARPFNYAHYALQGTKGAFLSARRFSEDPLVWLDDRSPNKSYTGKVEWSSIWDYAEEFEHPSWKRDRRKAEEAGFGGDYFCMEEFASAILEGRRPEIDVYDSVAMSCVFPLSVQSVESQGKPVSFPDFTKNRSVYRYG from the coding sequence ATGACAACGATTAGACCTGTGCGTTTGGCAGTAATAGGAGGGAACCGCGGATTCCTCTATACGAAATCGATCGATTTTCTGGAAGAGAAGCTTGAACTGGCCGCCATATGCGACCTGAATGAGGAAGTATTGTCCAGATGGAAGGAGAAATACCCGAATATTAAGACAATCGCCGATTACAATCAGGTTCTGGAAGATCCGGCGATTGATGCGGTGTTTCTGGCTACTCCGATGATGCTTCATGCCCGGCAGGCCATAGCGGCTATGAAGGCAGGCAAGCATGTTCTATGTGAGGTGGCGGCCGCTCATACGCTGGAGGAATGCTGGGAGATTGTCGAGACGGCGGAGCAGACAGGCATGATCTATATGATGGCGGAGAATTTCTGCTATTTCCGTCTGAATATGATGATCCGCAATATGACGGAACAGAAGATATTCGGCGATTTGACCCATGCGGAATGCGGATATATTCATGATCTTCGAAGTGCTACGCACGCTCCTGACGGGAGCTTGACGTGGAGAGGCGAGATGCTAAGGGATTATAACGGCAATAATTACCCGACCCATTCACTGGGGCCGGTAGCGCAATGGCTTGGCATTCACCGCGGCGACGCCTTCGATTATATGATGACGATCGTGTCGAAGCCCTCGTCGCAAAGCGGATATTTCGCCGAGCTATTCGGCACGGAGCATCCGGGGGCCGATCCTGCGTATTGGAAGCAGGGCGATTCATCGTTAACCTTGATTCGAACTAAACAAGGGGCCGTCATCTACCTGCGCAACGACTTTACCTCCGCAAGACCGTTCAATTATGCCCATTATGCGCTTCAAGGCACGAAGGGTGCATTCCTATCTGCCCGCCGATTTTCGGAGGATCCGCTCGTATGGCTGGATGACCGGTCGCCCAATAAATCGTATACGGGCAAGGTGGAATGGTCATCGATTTGGGACTATGCGGAAGAATTCGAGCATCCGTCATGGAAGAGGGACCGAAGGAAGGCGGAAGAAGCGGGGTTCGGCGGGGATTATTTCTGTATGGAAGAATTCGCCTCCGCTATTCTCGAAGGACGCCGTCCCGAGATCGACGTCTATGATTCAGTCGCAATGAGCTGCGTATTCCCGCTGTCCGTCCAATCGGTCGAATCGCAGGGCAAGCCGGTTTCATTCCCGGATTTTACGAAGAACAGATCCGTTTATCGCTATGGATGA